CTAGGCCAAGTAGCTTGTTAATTAGGGATGGCTGGAGGGCGATCGGTGAAGATGGGGTGGTGACGAGGTGGAGGGAAATTTCGAGGTTGTCGGCGATCGCGGTGGGTTGGCCGGTGTTCGTTTGGGTGGGGCGATCGAGCAGTTCTACGAGGCAGTGATCGTTGAGCTACCCTCTGGACTATCGCCACGGATGCCTTGGGGTATAACGGTTGGGTTCAGCGGTTGCCAGAAACTTTGCAATGTAAAAGGGGTTTGAATAAATCCGCACTTTGTAATCCCCCGGTAACCGTCGTGCGATAGGTTGCATCCAAGCGATCGCCCCGGCGAGACAGATTGGGTACCCCCAAACCAAGACTAAACCGCTCTCCACCAATACTGGGAGGCGATTCATTGTCAATAGTGAAATTACCGTCAAAATTGCGGGTTTCCCGGACTTCGATCGTCAACCCATCAGCCTCAGTCTCCGGTTGCCGCTGGAGACGAACCTCTAATTAAGCTGGGAGAGTGGGGCGATCTGCGTCCCACTCTCCCGTTAATCTTGTCCCACTTAAAGCGGGAACCCGAAATTAATGCGGATGAAAGGACTTGAACCTTCACACTACGAGAGTACTAGAACCTAAATCTAGCGCGTCTACCAATTCCGCCACATCCGCAAATGCCTAGAACCCAGCCGACCAGGACGAACCCGGCACAGCCCCAGGGGACGTAAGGCTTAGCCATTGTAGCAAACTTCTGGAACGATGATCCCCTCGCCCCAAAGAAAATTCTCAAGAAAATTCTCAGGCTAGCACCGGACTGCCGTGGTGGTGCAGCAGATACCAGCGGGAACCCAGATGCTCAAAGACATTCGTCGCCATAGACTGGGCTTCCACCCGGCGTTGGCCGCTGATTTGCAGCACATGTTCCACCAACACCACCAGCGCCGCATCCCCATAGACCTCCGTGGTGATCACCTCCGTATTGATTTCGATATAGTCCGTGTTATAGAAAATCTGTTCCCAGGATTCAGCGATCGCCGCCCAACCCTTCAGAGCCTGTCGTCCGGGATGGACACAAAGGCAGCTAGAACCTTGGGACCACACCTCCGCCATGGCCTCCAGATTCTTCTTTTCAAAGGCACGGTAGAAGGCATTGTTGATCATTAACACCGATCGCTGGGGCGTTTCAGGGTCATGGGTCATGGTGCTCACCTCAATATATGGCGGCAGAATATGGCGGCAGAATGCACGCGGGATTCATCCCTTATATTTTGCGACAAATTTCAAGGGCTGGTGGAATTCTCTGGAGTTCAGGAGACCGGCGCTAGGGTGGGGCGTTTGGCAAGGACACCGAGCAAGGTCGATAATAGCGAAGCATTGGTTGCCTCCCCCACATCCTGCCCATGTTCCCCGACTTCTTCTCACTGCCCCTCTTGCCCGTCCATCTCCAGGAATTGCCCCTGCTGTTGAGCCATGGCTTGGCGATCGCCGTCGGTCTGGCCAGTGGTGGGCTGTATCTGATGGTGTTTTTAGTGCCGGTGTTGGCGCGATCGGGGGATTTACCCTGGAGTGGCCTGGGGTTGTTCTATAGCCTGGTGCTGTGGTTCGGCGGGGGGCAGTTCCAAGGGGTGGCCCTGGTGGGTCAAGGGGTCTCCGTGGTGCTGCTCTTGGGCACGGGGAGCCAGATCTTGCGCTTCCGCTGGGCCGATCTAACAGAGAACCAGAAAGTTTCTATCCCCTTGGTGCGCCGTGTGCGACGGTGGCAACGGGCACGGGCCACAGCAGCGGCAGCTAGGGTTGCAGCGGTAGGGGTGAAGGAGTCAGACTCCCCAGTAACCACACCAATAACCACACCAATAACCACGCCAGTAACCACACCAATAACCCTGGCCACTTCTACCCCAGGGGCGATCGCTCCCACGCCGATCGATCGGGTACAGGCTAAACCCGGTGAGGCAATAACGGCAGAATCTCCAGCCTTGAAGGACGGGGCAGTACCAGGACCTCCCCCAGCAAACGCAACAGCGACAGCGGAAACAGCAGCGGAAATCGGTTCAGCGGAAATCGGTGCAGAGGTGTATGCAGCCGTTACCCCGCCAGAGGTTAGCCCCGTCCGCCCGGTTCCACCGGAGTCCCCCGATCTCGCCACACCCCCAACCGACGTGGGAGCCAGTGCCACCGGTAAGCGCTTTGTGCGCCAACCCAGGGATCCCAACGCTGCGCCCCGCAACACCCCGCCACCAGCCGCGCCCGCCGCCGATGTGGGAGCTAGCACCACGGGCAAGCGCTTTGTGCGCCAACCCAGGGATCCCAACGCTGCGGGACCAATCACCCCGCCCCCCGCCGACGTGGGAGCCAGTGCCACCGGTAAACGCTTTGTGCGTCAACCCAGGGATCCTAACGCTGCGGAACCAATCACCCCGCCACCAGCCGCGCCCCCCGCCGAGGTGGGAGCCAGCGCCACGGGCAAGCGCTTTGTGCGCCAACCCAGGGATCCCAAGGCTGGGCCACGCACCACCCCAGCGTCCCCCCCATCGCCGGAGGTGGGCACCAGTGCCACGGGCAAACAGTTTGTGCGCCAACCCAGGAATCCCAAGGCTACGCCCCCCGCCAGTAACGACCCAGGGGTAAGTCCAAGCCGCACGGGGAAACAGTTTGTGCGCCAGCCCAGGGATCCCAATATGGCACCCCCCCACCCCCCACCGCTGCCCCTGGCAGTCCTCCGCCCCGCCGCGATCGCCCCACGGTCCCCCCCGCTGCCCGCGACGATCGCCGCCAACCCAATGCCCTGGGTCCCATGGCCAACTTTTTCCGAGGTCGCCCCGATGAACCGCCAGGGGTTGACTTGTCCGATCGATCCCCCAGCGATCGGCCCCCCAGCGATCGGCCCCCTGCCGCTGGGCGATCGCCGCTGGCGCGGAATGCTGGCAATGTCCGTCCCGGACCCCCTCCCCAAAAGGCCGCTCCAACAACCCCAGAGCCGTGGGATTGGGACAATGAGGACGACGACTGGCAAAACTGGGATGATGAACCCAACGATGAACCCAACGATGAACCCAACGATGAACCCAAGGATGATCCCAAGGATGATCCCAAGGATGATCCAATGCGGTTCGATCGCCGTCCAGCGGATCCTGCCCCCCGATCGCCGCAACCTCGATCGCCCCAGGCTCCCCCCCGGATGAACCCACGGGATCCGAGATCGGACTCGATCGCGCCCAGGTCACCGGGAACTGGAGCAGCCAACCCTAGAGCCAATGCCCCCACCCCTAACCCGGGCGATCGGGTGATGCTGCGATCGAGCCTGGAACCATCGCCCCCCTCCAGTTCCAGGGGCGGTCAAATGATCCCCCTCACCCCCAGGGAACAACGGCGCAACCTGCCACCCCAATCCTCACCGCCACCCCAACCCTCACCAGATGCAGTCCCAGGCAGTCAGGCCATAGTTCCCCCGCCCCCACCCTCGGAGCAGGTGAACCCGAACCCAGGGACTAACGGCGATGATCTAGACTCTCCGGCGGACGATCAAACTCCAAAAACAACAGGTTGATAGCTTCTGAACTGACAAAAATCCTGAAAAGATCATGTTCCCGTAGGTTGGGTAGAGGAACGAAACCCAACGGGCAACCTATGGGTCCCTGTGTTGGGTTTCGCCCCCTGAATCTTGGGCATAAACTGAGACGGGTCGCAAGCTCAACCCAACCTACCTTTTGGGTTTTGGCGATCGTAGGTTGGGTTGATAGTTCTATTGGTCATTGTCGTAAAAGGTATCCTGCTCCTCATGGGGCACGGGCCAGTCGGGGTTTTCGCCCCCAATGATGAGGCGATCGATGGCCACATACTCCTGACTCAGACCCTTGAGGGTATTGACTAAAATATCCAGAGCTAAAGCATCACTGGTGCCCAGATCAAACCAACAGCGTAGCCATTGGCCCTGTTGCTCCAGATCTCCCATGTTGTGCATCAAGGAGACTAAACTGGTGCTGGCTCGATCGTGGTCATAGTGCATATAGCTGATTTCCATGCCTTCGTCTTGGATTTGCAGGTTTTCTGCATTGAATCCCCCCAATTTACCCATAAAGAACCAAGAACTGAGGGCTTCAGCGATATACTGCTGTTCGGCATGGGATGGAACAGTGGAAAATTCAAACCATAACCACACATCAAAGGGGTTAAACTCGCGAAACTCAACGTGCATTGCCAGGACTCCAAGTTAAGGTTGTGACGATCGGATTCACGATCGGATTCACGATCGAATTAATAATCAGATTGGCTTGCCGCCTCAAGGGGGACAAGATGAACGGGACAAGATGAACGGGACAGTGGGGCGCTTTAAACCCCACTGTCCCGGCTTAAGTTGATACCTATCGAATTAACGATCGGAAGACGGAAAGACATCCGGCAGGAAGGGAGCCAGTTCCCGGTTTAACTGACCTGTTTTGACAAACTCGGCATAGGTATCGGCCTCGATCGCCAGCAACTCACTGCGTAACTGATCCCGCGCATAGTCCCGTAACAGGGGGTTTTCCCGGCGTAATGTCTCCAACTTTTCATCCACATCCTTGATTTGGCCCGATAACAGGGCTTCCTGGTACAAATAGTAATCCTCCTCCACATCGGGACGGGGGTCGATTTGCCGCAGGCGATCGAGCACCCGTTGCAGAGCCACCCGTCGGGCAATCATTTCGTCATAGTCCTGCTTGAGGGGTTGATCCCCCAGAAGATGCAACGCTGCAAGCACCGGCTTCATGGTCAGCCCCTGCACCATCAGCGTAAACAGCACCACCCCAAACACCGTGGCAATAATTTCGTCTCGCCCCTCCAGGGCTATGGGCACACTCAAGGCCAGAGCAATGGATACCGATCCCCGTAATCCTCCCCACCAGAGGGCCGTTTGTTCCTGTATCTTAATCCCCGTCTTGGCCGTGACATTAGCCAGAAAACCCAGCCCATAGATGGTGAGGGCACGGGTGACGAGCATGGCGGCAATGGTAACGCCAATGAGATCCAGATGACTGAAGAGGCTGGCAAACTGAATTTGGTCGCCAATCAGCAAAAAGACGATAGAGTTCACAAAAAATGCTAGAAAGTCCCAAAATTCACTGACAATAACCCGCGTGCGGGGGTTCATGCCAATGCGGGAGCCAAAGTTACCGAGGATCAAGCCCACGGTCACCACCCCGATCACCCCGGATCCCCCCAGTTCTTCGGTGATCAAATAGGTGC
This region of Prochlorothrix hollandica PCC 9006 = CALU 1027 genomic DNA includes:
- a CDS encoding nuclear transport factor 2 family protein, with product MTHDPETPQRSVLMINNAFYRAFEKKNLEAMAEVWSQGSSCLCVHPGRQALKGWAAIAESWEQIFYNTDYIEINTEVITTEVYGDAALVVLVEHVLQISGQRRVEAQSMATNVFEHLGSRWYLLHHHGSPVLA
- a CDS encoding Ycf66 family protein yields the protein MFPDFFSLPLLPVHLQELPLLLSHGLAIAVGLASGGLYLMVFLVPVLARSGDLPWSGLGLFYSLVLWFGGGQFQGVALVGQGVSVVLLLGTGSQILRFRWADLTENQKVSIPLVRRVRRWQRARATAAAARVAAVGVKESDSPVTTPITTPITTPVTTPITLATSTPGAIAPTPIDRVQAKPGEAITAESPALKDGAVPGPPPANATATAETAAEIGSAEIGAEVYAAVTPPEVSPVRPVPPESPDLATPPTDVGASATGKRFVRQPRDPNAAPRNTPPPAAPAADVGASTTGKRFVRQPRDPNAAGPITPPPADVGASATGKRFVRQPRDPNAAEPITPPPAAPPAEVGASATGKRFVRQPRDPKAGPRTTPASPPSPEVGTSATGKQFVRQPRNPKATPPASNDPGVSPSRTGKQFVRQPRDPNMAPPHPPPLPLAVLRPAAIAPRSPPLPATIAANPMPWVPWPTFSEVAPMNRQGLTCPIDPPAIGPPAIGPLPLGDRRWRGMLAMSVPDPLPKRPLQQPQSRGIGTMRTTTGKTGMMNPTMNPTMNPTMNPRMIPRMIPRMIQCGSIAVQRILPPDRRNLDRPRLPPG
- a CDS encoding DUF3531 family protein, which produces MHVEFREFNPFDVWLWFEFSTVPSHAEQQYIAEALSSWFFMGKLGGFNAENLQIQDEGMEISYMHYDHDRASTSLVSLMHNMGDLEQQGQWLRCWFDLGTSDALALDILVNTLKGLSQEYVAIDRLIIGGENPDWPVPHEEQDTFYDNDQ
- a CDS encoding cation:proton antiporter; protein product: METLVGEALIQHNLERFLLVLSVSLSVATLPQIFSWARQIPYTLLLVIVGAALALVDVRLVNLSPALILSIFLPPLLFEAAWNLKWSNLRKDLFPISLYAIFGVVISVLGIAFGLSRFTDLPIAIALLVGASLSATDPVSVIALFRDLGVGDRPKTLLEGESLFNDGVAVVAFGLLVGIPLGLQTFELRTTIVDFCVVVGVGVGVGSLIGFGISYLTQRFDLPLVEQSLTLVSAYGTYLITEELGGSGVIGVVTVGLILGNFGSRIGMNPRTRVIVSEFWDFLAFFVNSIVFLLIGDQIQFASLFSHLDLIGVTIAAMLVTRALTIYGLGFLANVTAKTGIKIQEQTALWWGGLRGSVSIALALSVPIALEGRDEIIATVFGVVLFTLMVQGLTMKPVLAALHLLGDQPLKQDYDEMIARRVALQRVLDRLRQIDPRPDVEEDYYLYQEALLSGQIKDVDEKLETLRRENPLLRDYARDQLRSELLAIEADTYAEFVKTGQLNRELAPFLPDVFPSSDR